In the Peptoclostridium acidaminophilum DSM 3953 genome, one interval contains:
- a CDS encoding DUF4314 domain-containing protein, translated as MKPISKERLAHLRKQYPAGARVQLLWMDDVQAPPTGTKGTVWGVDDTGSIMIQWDNGSSLNVVYGIDSCKVIDEKSRKES; from the coding sequence GTGAAACCGATCAGTAAAGAAAGACTGGCCCACCTACGCAAGCAGTACCCCGCTGGCGCCAGGGTCCAGCTCCTTTGGATGGATGATGTGCAAGCACCGCCAACGGGCACAAAAGGCACCGTGTGGGGCGTGGATGACACAGGCTCCATCATGATTCAGTGGGACAACGGCAGCAGCTTGAATGTGGTTTACGGCATTGATTCCTGCAAGGTCATCGATGAAAAATCCAGGAAGGAGTCATAG
- a CDS encoding DUF7698 family protein — protein sequence MKEIKAFEEAKATGANFKESGINSTMYWAYERSKEAGNDTIDFSEVIWDYDIEPIVKACRAYGIDHITISSTFSGLIATLAEFEKQGCRIDGLTKVKTSFTDWQTGEKQILPAILVSI from the coding sequence ATGAAAGAAATCAAGGCATTTGAAGAAGCCAAGGCAACTGGCGCAAATTTTAAGGAGTCTGGAATCAACAGCACCATGTACTGGGCCTACGAAAGAAGCAAGGAAGCAGGAAACGACACCATCGACTTTTCTGAGGTCATTTGGGATTACGACATTGAACCCATTGTTAAAGCCTGCAGAGCCTATGGAATCGACCACATTACCATTTCAAGCACCTTCTCAGGGCTGATTGCAACCCTAGCCGAATTTGAAAAGCAGGGCTGTAGGATAGACGGACTTACCAAGGTTAAGACAAGCTTCACCGACTGGCAGACCGGCGAAAAGCAAATTCTACCAGCCATCTTGGTTAGCATTTAA
- a CDS encoding DUF7678 domain-containing protein, with protein MWREGKIEVENRTIHYWIKSFDLGSPYGIDEGRISKLMFKRDGQIIANFDRGWDIEPIDANAQAALEIFMKKYN; from the coding sequence ATGTGGAGAGAAGGCAAAATCGAAGTCGAAAACAGAACCATTCACTACTGGATTAAGAGCTTTGACTTAGGCTCCCCTTACGGCATTGATGAGGGTAGAATATCAAAACTGATGTTTAAGCGAGATGGCCAGATCATTGCAAACTTTGATAGAGGCTGGGACATTGAACCCATCGACGCCAATGCGCAAGCTGCACTTGAAATATTCATGAAGAAATACAATTAA